A region of Periplaneta americana isolate PAMFEO1 chromosome 16, P.americana_PAMFEO1_priV1, whole genome shotgun sequence DNA encodes the following proteins:
- the LOC138692009 gene encoding uncharacterized protein isoform X3 has protein sequence MEENKASSEESYLSHLEMSGMKTEFVDQSCDIKSEIKVEDTTPVPIRILKVKSEVEMKVEDSTPVPIRFPIVKSEVEMKIEDTTPVPIRFTMVKSEVEMNVEDTTAVPIRFPIVKSEVEIMVEDITPVPIIFPMVKSEVEIKVEDTTPMPTSFTSVKTEVHHCG, from the exons ATGGAAGAGAATAAGGCTTCATCAGAG GAAAGTTATTTGTCACATCTGGAAATGTCTGGCATGAAGACAGAATTCGTGGACCAAAGTTGCGATATCAAATCAGAGATAAAGGTCGAAGACACCACACCAGTGCCTATTAGAATTCTAAAGGTGAAATCTGAAGTAGAAATGAAGGTTGAAGACTCCACACCAGTGCCTATTAGATTTCCTATTGTGAAATCTGAAGTTGAAATGAAGATTGAAGACACCACACCAGTGCCTATTAGATTTACAATGGTGAAATCTGAAGTTGAAATGAATGTTGAAGACACCACAGCAGTGCCTATTAGATTTCCTATTGTGAAATCTGAAGTTGAAATAATGGTTGAAGATATCACACCAGTGCCTATTATATTTCCTATGGTGAAATCTGAAGTTGAAATCAAGGTTGAAGATACCACACCAATGCCTACTAGTTTTACTTCGGTGAAAACTGAAGTTCAT